The Cloeon dipterum chromosome 3, ieCloDipt1.1, whole genome shotgun sequence genome includes a region encoding these proteins:
- the bond gene encoding very long chain fatty acid elongase 7 isoform X2 yields the protein MAEIMHMVVDNYNELVEHTKDPTVDSWLLMSSPWPVFSILACYLYFVLYLGPKIMANHKPFQLTGVLIAYNFVQVIFSIFLAYLPFQESAFSYLINNACSAHRTAEFSRALSSGAWWYFFAKVTELLDTIFFVLRKKQSQVTFLHVYHHTITVIFSWVYLKYIPGEQGIVIAFLNSLVHIAMYTYYLIAAMGPKYQKYLWWKRYMTWIQLIQFCLMVAYMLGLLAYDCKLPKALTLFFVGNSIVFLFLFSDFYRKAYVKNKPKVN from the exons ATGGCAGAGATCATGCACATGGTAGTCGACAACTACAACGAGCTGGTTGAACACACAAAGG atcCGACCGTAGATTCATGGCTACTGATGTCCAGTCCGTGGCCGGTGTTCTCGATATTGGCCTGCTACCTCTACTTCGTGCTCTACCTCGGCCCCAAAATCATGGCGAATCACAAACCTTTCCAGCTCACCGGCGTGCTCATTGCTTATAACTTTGTTCAAGTCATCTTCAGCATATTTTTGGCCTACCTC CCGTTCCAAGAGAGCGCATTTTCGTACCTGATCAACAACGCTTGCTCGGCGCATCGCACCGCGGAGTTTTCCAGAGCG CTGTCAAGCGGTGCGTGGTGGTACTTCTTTGCCAAAGTCACCGAGCTTCTTGATACG ATCTTCTTCGTGCTGAGGAAAAAACAGAGTCAAGTGACCTTCTTGCACGTCTACCACCACACCATCACCGTCATCTTTTCCTGGGTTTATCTGAAGTATATtccag GCGAGCAAGGAATCGTCATCGCTTTCCTAAATTCGCTGGTGCACATCGCCATGTATACGTATTACTTGATTGCTGCCATGGGTCCCAAGTACCAGAAGTACCTGTGGTGGAAGAGATATATGACCTGGATTCAGCTG ATCCAGTTTTGCCTGATGGTTGCCTACATGCTGGGGCTGTTGGCCTACGACTGCAAGCTGCCGAAAGCGCTCACTCTCTTCTTCGTTGGCAACTCCATCGTGTTCCTCTTTCTCTTCTCCGACTTCTACCGCAAAGCGTACGTCAAGAACAAGCCAAAGGTCAACTAA
- the bond gene encoding very long chain fatty acid elongase 7 isoform X1, translated as MESTVKNTTTAMAEIMHMVVDNYNELVEHTKDPTVDSWLLMSSPWPVFSILACYLYFVLYLGPKIMANHKPFQLTGVLIAYNFVQVIFSIFLAYLPFQESAFSYLINNACSAHRTAEFSRALSSGAWWYFFAKVTELLDTIFFVLRKKQSQVTFLHVYHHTITVIFSWVYLKYIPGEQGIVIAFLNSLVHIAMYTYYLIAAMGPKYQKYLWWKRYMTWIQLIQFCLMVAYMLGLLAYDCKLPKALTLFFVGNSIVFLFLFSDFYRKAYVKNKPKVN; from the exons ACTACAGCCATGGCAGAGATCATGCACATGGTAGTCGACAACTACAACGAGCTGGTTGAACACACAAAGG atcCGACCGTAGATTCATGGCTACTGATGTCCAGTCCGTGGCCGGTGTTCTCGATATTGGCCTGCTACCTCTACTTCGTGCTCTACCTCGGCCCCAAAATCATGGCGAATCACAAACCTTTCCAGCTCACCGGCGTGCTCATTGCTTATAACTTTGTTCAAGTCATCTTCAGCATATTTTTGGCCTACCTC CCGTTCCAAGAGAGCGCATTTTCGTACCTGATCAACAACGCTTGCTCGGCGCATCGCACCGCGGAGTTTTCCAGAGCG CTGTCAAGCGGTGCGTGGTGGTACTTCTTTGCCAAAGTCACCGAGCTTCTTGATACG ATCTTCTTCGTGCTGAGGAAAAAACAGAGTCAAGTGACCTTCTTGCACGTCTACCACCACACCATCACCGTCATCTTTTCCTGGGTTTATCTGAAGTATATtccag GCGAGCAAGGAATCGTCATCGCTTTCCTAAATTCGCTGGTGCACATCGCCATGTATACGTATTACTTGATTGCTGCCATGGGTCCCAAGTACCAGAAGTACCTGTGGTGGAAGAGATATATGACCTGGATTCAGCTG ATCCAGTTTTGCCTGATGGTTGCCTACATGCTGGGGCTGTTGGCCTACGACTGCAAGCTGCCGAAAGCGCTCACTCTCTTCTTCGTTGGCAACTCCATCGTGTTCCTCTTTCTCTTCTCCGACTTCTACCGCAAAGCGTACGTCAAGAACAAGCCAAAGGTCAACTAA